In Rhodococcus rhodochrous, a single genomic region encodes these proteins:
- a CDS encoding MFS transporter, which translates to MAVIVCWLFVVFDGYDLIVYGNVISSLQGEWGISASTAGTLGSLAFVGMMIGAVLAGRLSDAIGRKNAVIGCVVVLSVFTALCAVAPGPVIFGLLRLVAGIGLGGLVPTSNALAAELVPDKWRAAVATMMMSGVPIGGSIAALIGIPVIPNWGWRPMFAFALIPLLVLVPLAIKVLPKHAVSNAHPDNSAGGFKELLGSRFRTISIMFAAVTVVTLLAWYGLGTWLPKLMQGEGTDLGNALTFSLALNLGAVAGSFITAWGGVRWGSVPTSIVAALIAGVALLTLLLDPPVAAVYLIFVLAGVGTHGTQALIIAAVASYYPDHLRGTALGWALGVGRIGAVAAPQIGGWLLAAGLGAHSNFVLFGVSALISSLLLTVIWKKFPARHDSLRPVSAH; encoded by the coding sequence ATGGCGGTGATCGTCTGCTGGCTGTTCGTCGTGTTCGACGGCTACGACCTCATCGTCTACGGCAACGTCATATCGAGTCTCCAGGGCGAGTGGGGCATCAGCGCCTCCACCGCCGGTACCCTCGGAAGCCTGGCGTTCGTGGGCATGATGATCGGCGCGGTCCTCGCCGGCCGGCTCTCCGACGCGATCGGACGCAAGAACGCCGTCATCGGCTGCGTCGTCGTCCTCTCCGTCTTCACCGCCCTGTGCGCGGTGGCACCCGGGCCCGTGATCTTCGGTCTCCTGCGCCTCGTCGCCGGTATCGGACTCGGCGGACTCGTACCGACGTCGAACGCTCTTGCCGCCGAACTGGTGCCGGACAAGTGGCGCGCCGCGGTCGCGACGATGATGATGTCGGGCGTCCCGATCGGCGGCTCGATCGCCGCCCTCATCGGCATCCCGGTCATCCCCAACTGGGGCTGGCGCCCGATGTTCGCGTTCGCGCTGATCCCCCTGCTCGTCCTCGTCCCGCTGGCGATCAAGGTGCTGCCGAAGCACGCCGTCTCGAACGCTCATCCGGACAACTCCGCGGGCGGTTTCAAGGAACTGCTCGGCTCGCGTTTCCGCACCATCAGCATCATGTTCGCGGCCGTCACCGTCGTGACCCTGCTCGCCTGGTACGGCCTCGGCACCTGGCTGCCCAAGCTCATGCAGGGCGAGGGCACCGACCTCGGCAACGCCCTCACGTTCTCCCTGGCCCTGAACCTCGGCGCCGTCGCCGGTTCGTTCATCACCGCCTGGGGCGGCGTCCGCTGGGGTTCGGTCCCCACCAGCATCGTCGCCGCACTCATCGCGGGCGTCGCCCTGCTGACCCTGCTGCTCGACCCGCCGGTCGCCGCGGTCTACCTGATCTTCGTCCTCGCCGGTGTGGGCACCCACGGCACGCAGGCACTGATCATCGCCGCGGTCGCGTCCTACTATCCCGACCACCTGCGCGGTACCGCTCTCGGCTGGGCCCTCGGCGTCGGACGCATCGGTGCCGTCGCGGCCCCGCAGATCGGTGGCTGGCTGCTCGCCGCCGGCCTCGGTGCCCACTCGAACTTCGTCCTCTTCGGTGTCAGCGCCCTGATTTCGTCGCTGCTGCTGACGGTGATCTGGAAGAAGTTCCCCGCACGCCACGACTCGCTCCGCCCGGTCTCCGCTCACTGA
- a CDS encoding IclR family transcriptional regulator: MQNKPMGTIRKPTYMLESVDNALRLLQLLRDAGAIRLKDAAAELGTAPSTAHRLLAMLVYRGFAVQDEKRMYHPGPALGVGPASQGWTRDFTDLCRPHMEALATLADETVNLVIRVGSQARFLWTAEAASILRVGDRRGQVLPAELTAGGRILLAELPRAVLEQLYLRPADEPHISQGPSPAYETDRRMAIGEFEEFAHELEAARKLGFAVNVEQTEEGVAAIGVAIRNGRGAAIGALTVAVPVTRYRQHLRGRLVAQMQAAVRGIEVDVADIAGPDVQNSTVQK; the protein is encoded by the coding sequence ATGCAGAACAAGCCGATGGGCACGATCCGCAAGCCGACCTACATGCTCGAGTCGGTCGACAACGCGTTGCGGCTGCTGCAGTTGCTCCGCGATGCGGGTGCGATCCGGCTCAAGGACGCGGCCGCCGAACTCGGCACGGCGCCGTCCACCGCGCACCGTCTGCTGGCGATGCTCGTCTACCGGGGCTTCGCCGTACAGGACGAGAAACGGATGTACCACCCGGGGCCGGCGCTCGGCGTCGGCCCGGCGAGTCAGGGGTGGACGCGGGACTTCACCGACCTGTGCCGCCCCCACATGGAGGCCCTCGCCACGCTCGCCGACGAGACCGTCAACCTCGTGATCCGGGTGGGATCACAGGCGCGCTTCCTGTGGACGGCAGAGGCGGCATCGATCCTGCGTGTGGGCGATCGCCGAGGTCAGGTGCTCCCCGCCGAGCTCACCGCGGGTGGACGGATCCTGCTGGCCGAGCTTCCCCGCGCGGTGCTCGAGCAGCTCTACCTGCGTCCCGCGGACGAGCCCCACATCAGTCAGGGACCGAGCCCCGCCTACGAGACCGACCGCCGGATGGCCATCGGGGAGTTCGAGGAGTTCGCGCACGAACTCGAGGCGGCACGCAAGCTGGGTTTCGCCGTCAACGTCGAGCAGACGGAGGAGGGTGTCGCGGCGATCGGGGTGGCGATCCGCAACGGCCGGGGCGCGGCGATCGGTGCCCTCACGGTGGCCGTGCCGGTCACCCGCTACCGGCAGCATCTGCGCGGAAGGCTCGTCGCGCAGATGCAGGCGGCGGTGCGGGGCATCGAGGTCGACGTCGCCGATATCGCCGGTCCGGACGTCCAGAATTCCACTGTGCAGAAATAG
- a CDS encoding cupin domain-containing protein, with amino-acid sequence MTATEPVDPELQKLYDDFETEHLNPLWTQIGDLMPMVPTSKAVPFVWQWSTLYPLAQRAGDLVPVGRGGERRAIALANPGLGGVPYVTPTLWAAIQYLGPKETAPEHRHSQNAFRFVVEGEGVWTVVNGDPVAMRRGDFLLTPGWNFHGHHNETDRPMAWIDGLDIPFVHYTDTGFFEFGSDGVTDEGTPDISRSERLWVHPGLRPLVGLDRKTSSPIACYRWEHTDRALNEQLALEDEGYAATPEPGHAAVRYTNPTTGGDVMPTIRAEFHRLRAGAHTRARRDVGSVVFQVFDGEGRFHLADKSHDVTKGDMIVVPSWVEWSLETDRGVDLFAFSDAPIVERLHFNRTIISEGA; translated from the coding sequence ATGACTGCCACCGAGCCTGTCGATCCCGAGCTCCAGAAGCTGTACGACGACTTCGAGACCGAACACCTCAACCCGTTGTGGACGCAGATCGGCGACCTGATGCCGATGGTCCCGACGTCCAAGGCCGTCCCCTTCGTCTGGCAGTGGTCGACCCTGTACCCGCTGGCCCAGCGCGCCGGAGATCTCGTGCCGGTCGGCCGCGGCGGTGAGCGTCGCGCCATCGCGCTCGCGAACCCGGGCCTCGGCGGCGTCCCGTACGTCACCCCCACGCTGTGGGCGGCGATCCAGTACCTCGGCCCGAAGGAAACCGCCCCCGAGCACCGCCACTCCCAGAACGCCTTCCGCTTCGTCGTCGAGGGCGAGGGCGTGTGGACCGTGGTCAACGGAGACCCGGTCGCCATGCGCCGCGGCGACTTCCTGCTCACCCCGGGCTGGAACTTCCACGGCCACCACAACGAGACCGATCGGCCGATGGCGTGGATCGACGGCCTCGACATCCCGTTCGTGCACTACACCGACACCGGCTTCTTCGAGTTCGGCTCCGACGGTGTCACCGACGAGGGCACCCCGGACATCTCCCGGTCCGAGCGACTGTGGGTCCACCCCGGTCTGCGCCCGCTCGTGGGTCTCGACCGCAAGACCAGCTCGCCGATCGCGTGCTACCGCTGGGAGCACACCGACCGCGCGCTGAACGAGCAGCTCGCCCTCGAGGACGAGGGTTACGCCGCCACCCCGGAACCCGGCCACGCCGCCGTCCGCTACACCAACCCCACCACCGGCGGCGACGTCATGCCGACGATCCGCGCCGAGTTCCACCGACTGCGCGCCGGGGCACACACCCGCGCCCGCCGCGACGTCGGATCCGTGGTCTTCCAGGTCTTCGACGGTGAGGGCCGCTTCCATCTCGCAGACAAGAGCCACGACGTCACCAAGGGCGACATGATCGTCGTTCCGTCCTGGGTCGAGTGGTCGCTCGAGACCGACAGGGGTGTCGATCTCTTCGCCTTCTCCGACGCGCCGATCGTCGAACGTCTGCACTTCAACCGCACCATCATCTCCGAAGGAGCCTGA
- a CDS encoding fumarylacetoacetate hydrolase family protein: protein MRLATLRLDGGTAAVRVDSDSSATVIDGYADLSALLADPNWKAVAEQASGKTVDLGSADYAPVVPAPGKIVCVGLNYATHIKEMGRDLPEYPTLFSKFKEALTGPYDDVVVPAYAGSQLDWEAELAVVIGKQAYQVSEADAAEYIAGYSVINDYTMRDYQYRTLQWDQGKTFEKTSGFGPFLDTDYKLGTAIETRLEGEVMQSSNTNDLVFTPAKLVDYISHIVTLQPGDVIITGTTGGVGHARKPARYIGNGEVCEVTIEGLGTVRNKTIIK from the coding sequence ATGCGTCTCGCCACCCTCCGCCTCGACGGCGGCACCGCCGCCGTCCGCGTCGACAGCGACTCCAGCGCCACCGTCATCGACGGCTACGCCGACCTGTCCGCGCTGCTCGCCGATCCGAACTGGAAGGCGGTCGCCGAACAGGCATCCGGAAAGACCGTCGACCTCGGCTCCGCCGACTACGCCCCGGTCGTCCCCGCCCCGGGCAAGATCGTGTGCGTCGGCCTGAACTACGCGACCCACATCAAGGAGATGGGCCGCGACCTGCCGGAGTACCCGACCCTGTTCTCGAAGTTCAAGGAAGCCCTCACCGGCCCCTACGACGACGTGGTCGTTCCCGCCTACGCGGGCTCCCAGCTCGACTGGGAGGCCGAGCTCGCCGTGGTCATCGGCAAGCAGGCCTACCAGGTCTCCGAGGCCGACGCCGCCGAGTACATCGCCGGCTACTCCGTGATCAACGACTACACGATGCGCGACTACCAGTACCGCACGCTGCAGTGGGATCAGGGCAAGACCTTCGAGAAGACCAGCGGCTTCGGTCCCTTCCTCGACACCGATTACAAGCTCGGCACCGCCATCGAGACCCGCCTCGAGGGCGAGGTCATGCAGTCGTCGAACACCAACGACCTGGTGTTCACCCCGGCCAAGCTCGTCGACTACATCTCGCACATCGTGACCCTGCAGCCCGGTGACGTCATCATCACCGGCACCACCGGCGGTGTCGGCCACGCCCGCAAGCCCGCGCGCTACATCGGCAACGGCGAGGTCTGCGAGGTCACCATCGAGGGCCTCGGCACCGTCCGGAACAAGACGATCATCAAATAG
- a CDS encoding maleylpyruvate isomerase family mycothiol-dependent enzyme: MGFNDLDLSERLLIARRGTAYLSQRLAELTDDELDGPTLLEGWTRRHLVAHIGYNAAALCRLMDWAATGVETPMYSSTEQRAQEIAEGATLNPAALRNLFSHTVARLDEKWRHLPETAWQAQVRTAQGRLVPAEETAWMRTREVWIHAVDLDNGGRFGDFPPVVLDSLLDDIVGMWRKKDLGAGIALEVEGRDAVRVNGDAETTHAVRGDLAGVVRWAAGRGAVGVTGGELTPPRWL; this comes from the coding sequence GTGGGATTCAACGATCTCGACCTGTCCGAGCGACTCCTCATCGCCCGGCGCGGCACGGCCTACCTGTCTCAGCGCCTGGCCGAGCTGACCGACGACGAACTCGACGGTCCCACCCTGCTCGAAGGGTGGACGCGCCGGCATCTCGTCGCGCACATCGGCTACAACGCCGCGGCGCTGTGCCGGCTCATGGACTGGGCGGCGACCGGTGTCGAGACACCGATGTACTCCTCCACCGAACAGCGGGCTCAGGAGATCGCCGAGGGCGCCACGCTGAATCCCGCTGCCCTGCGGAACCTGTTCTCGCACACCGTTGCCCGCCTCGACGAGAAGTGGCGGCACCTGCCGGAGACGGCGTGGCAGGCACAGGTGCGCACCGCACAGGGCCGGCTCGTGCCGGCCGAGGAGACCGCCTGGATGCGCACGCGCGAAGTGTGGATCCACGCCGTCGATCTCGACAACGGTGGACGCTTCGGCGACTTCCCGCCCGTCGTCCTCGACTCCCTGCTCGACGACATCGTCGGAATGTGGCGCAAGAAGGATCTCGGTGCGGGCATCGCGCTCGAGGTCGAGGGACGCGACGCGGTCCGCGTGAACGGTGACGCCGAGACCACCCACGCCGTCCGGGGCGATCTCGCCGGTGTCGTCCGCTGGGCGGCCGGTCGCGGAGCAGTGGGGGTCACCGGCGGAGAACTCACGCCGCCGCGGTGGCTCTGA
- a CDS encoding excalibur calcium-binding domain-containing protein gives MKFRRIVAATLGCVALTVAAPSTATAFPLVDLLPKGIADLVPSGSFNPFAPPPAPPAPPAPPAPQAAPQVAPAPPAPRPAPAAPSGGFKNCTEAWNAGAAPVHRNDPGYAPRLDRDNDGIGCERDPR, from the coding sequence ATGAAGTTCCGCCGCATCGTCGCTGCGACGCTGGGGTGTGTGGCTCTGACGGTCGCCGCACCGTCGACCGCCACCGCCTTCCCTCTCGTGGATCTGCTCCCGAAGGGCATCGCCGATCTCGTTCCGAGCGGATCGTTCAATCCGTTCGCTCCGCCGCCGGCACCTCCGGCTCCCCCAGCCCCGCCTGCACCCCAGGCGGCTCCGCAGGTCGCCCCTGCTCCCCCGGCTCCCCGTCCGGCTCCGGCCGCACCGAGCGGCGGGTTCAAGAACTGCACCGAGGCATGGAACGCGGGTGCTGCTCCGGTCCACCGCAACGACCCGGGATATGCACCGCGTCTCGATCGCGACAACGACGGGATCGGTTGCGAGCGCGATCCGCGCTGA
- a CDS encoding ketoacyl-ACP synthase III → MQPFELNRHGRIVFPSNFIPELDFSTLSSVDHLDAVIRRDFDTKAPTVSEILSRHELGKYGSKFEIMRDMALNVFWADRFTLMMFERRVTRWGDVPRNRDDVYMPRLTPWPEAEERLGAVEQAYRGLPRAWDSAAEDRIFDRLFAVFGSRRHFAGDLPSVKPTVTQLISDPENITLRVRHYDPNHPVFGYDEILDCHEDVAELEALSRWSMVLHNQQPWEGSELELVRVADLKDDDYVVVSHPRNREVQRFINRAMSGKTRKATSYTRHEPVAPSAPYPAVDVRSEFAIAPRIDAIAVAHGDQVCTNEDLIRNTAYNWSPMSADEITAKTGIEQRRYTSGTFEDLALTAAKQAIAHAGVGPQDIGAVITCTCTSGRLIPSLATWISGELGIGQTHASFDLIAACAGMPYGLAEATRILQQVKRPVLVVCVEKFSDKIGTVRPSRMIFGDGAAAMVISPAAEGEAPDLEFFNSYASGPTSEVNSIIWPNPDFDNFITVYGPEVKTLAGRYLTQMLDEIKALPSPDDAERSLLDDIDLIVPHQANKTMVIELAANAGLSADRLYFNIEKVGNTSSASIPLAIHDAVRDGVITEPVRIFAPGFGAGAVAGYTVMRIDPKVVVPFEMTDAG, encoded by the coding sequence ATGCAGCCATTCGAGCTCAATCGGCACGGCCGAATAGTCTTCCCCTCCAATTTCATTCCCGAACTCGACTTCTCCACGCTGAGCAGCGTCGACCACCTCGACGCCGTCATCCGCCGCGACTTCGACACCAAGGCACCCACGGTCTCGGAGATCCTCTCCCGGCACGAACTGGGCAAGTACGGTTCGAAGTTCGAGATCATGCGGGACATGGCCCTCAATGTCTTCTGGGCCGACCGTTTCACCCTCATGATGTTCGAGCGGCGCGTCACCCGCTGGGGCGACGTGCCCCGCAACCGCGACGACGTCTACATGCCCCGCCTGACTCCCTGGCCCGAGGCCGAGGAGCGGTTGGGTGCCGTCGAGCAGGCCTACCGCGGTCTCCCCCGCGCCTGGGACAGTGCCGCCGAGGACCGCATCTTCGATCGGCTCTTCGCGGTGTTCGGTTCGCGTCGCCACTTCGCCGGCGACCTACCCTCGGTCAAACCGACTGTGACGCAGTTGATCTCCGACCCTGAGAACATCACTCTGCGCGTCCGCCACTACGATCCGAACCACCCCGTCTTCGGATACGACGAGATCCTCGATTGCCACGAGGACGTCGCCGAGCTCGAGGCCCTGAGCCGCTGGTCGATGGTTTTGCACAACCAGCAGCCCTGGGAGGGAAGCGAACTCGAACTCGTCCGGGTCGCAGACCTGAAGGACGACGACTACGTCGTGGTCTCCCACCCGCGCAATCGGGAGGTCCAGCGGTTCATCAACCGGGCCATGTCGGGGAAGACCCGCAAGGCCACCTCGTACACGCGGCACGAACCGGTCGCCCCGTCTGCGCCGTACCCGGCCGTCGACGTGCGTTCGGAGTTCGCGATCGCACCGCGCATCGATGCGATCGCCGTCGCCCATGGCGACCAGGTGTGCACCAACGAGGACCTGATCCGCAACACCGCCTACAACTGGTCGCCCATGTCGGCCGACGAGATCACGGCCAAGACCGGGATCGAGCAGCGCCGGTACACCTCGGGAACCTTCGAGGACCTGGCCCTGACGGCGGCGAAGCAGGCGATCGCCCACGCCGGTGTCGGCCCGCAGGACATCGGTGCGGTCATCACCTGCACGTGCACGAGCGGCCGGCTGATCCCGTCGCTGGCCACGTGGATCTCGGGCGAACTGGGCATCGGGCAGACCCACGCCTCGTTCGACCTGATCGCGGCGTGCGCGGGAATGCCCTACGGCCTGGCCGAGGCGACCCGCATCCTGCAGCAGGTCAAGCGTCCCGTCCTCGTGGTGTGCGTCGAGAAGTTCTCGGACAAGATCGGCACCGTCCGGCCGTCCCGGATGATCTTCGGTGACGGCGCCGCGGCGATGGTGATCTCGCCGGCCGCCGAGGGCGAGGCTCCCGATCTCGAGTTCTTCAACAGCTACGCGAGCGGCCCGACGAGCGAGGTCAACTCGATCATCTGGCCGAATCCGGACTTCGACAACTTCATCACGGTCTACGGACCCGAGGTGAAGACGCTCGCCGGTCGCTACCTGACTCAGATGCTCGACGAGATCAAGGCGCTCCCGTCCCCCGACGATGCCGAACGTTCGCTGCTCGACGACATCGATCTCATCGTTCCCCACCAGGCGAACAAGACGATGGTCATCGAGCTCGCCGCGAACGCCGGACTCTCGGCCGACCGGTTGTACTTCAACATCGAGAAGGTCGGCAACACGTCGTCGGCGAGCATCCCGCTCGCGATCCACGACGCCGTCCGCGACGGGGTCATCACCGAACCGGTGCGTATCTTCGCTCCCGGCTTCGGCGCGGGTGCGGTGGCGGGTTACACCGTCATGCGGATCGACCCGAAGGTGGTCGTGCCGTTCGAAATGACCGACGCCGGCTGA
- a CDS encoding 3-oxoacyl-ACP reductase family protein has product MTSTIEPTSQIAAGGNKLRGRVAFVTGGTRGIGAAISRSLASQGATVAAGYGRNTAQADQFLADLNEKGRKDVRYSVHRGDVANADDCRRTIDEVIETHGRLDILINNAGITIDRTVLKMQDEDWDTVIGVNLSGAFYLAQAALRHMLERGTGRIVNVSSVIGETGNIGQANYAASKAGLFGLTKTLAKEAAFYLAKNDKLDPNSIGVTVNTVTPGFVATEMVEAIPEKVLARITDTIPVKRLADPQEIARVVHFLAADASSYITGQVWGVNGGLDM; this is encoded by the coding sequence ATGACCAGCACCATCGAACCCACTTCGCAGATCGCTGCCGGCGGAAACAAGCTCCGCGGACGCGTCGCCTTCGTCACCGGCGGCACGCGCGGCATCGGTGCGGCGATCAGCCGCAGCCTGGCGAGCCAGGGTGCCACCGTCGCCGCAGGCTACGGACGCAACACGGCTCAGGCGGATCAGTTCCTCGCAGACCTGAACGAGAAGGGCCGCAAGGACGTCCGTTACTCGGTGCACCGCGGCGACGTCGCGAACGCCGACGACTGCCGACGCACCATCGACGAGGTCATCGAAACGCACGGCCGTCTCGACATCCTGATCAACAACGCCGGCATCACCATCGACCGCACGGTGCTGAAGATGCAGGACGAGGACTGGGACACCGTCATCGGCGTGAACCTCTCGGGCGCGTTCTACCTGGCACAGGCCGCACTGCGGCACATGCTCGAGCGTGGCACCGGACGCATCGTCAACGTCTCCTCCGTCATCGGCGAGACCGGCAACATCGGTCAGGCCAACTACGCGGCATCGAAGGCCGGCCTGTTCGGTCTCACCAAGACCCTCGCCAAGGAAGCGGCCTTCTACCTGGCCAAGAACGACAAGCTGGACCCGAACAGCATCGGCGTCACCGTCAACACCGTCACCCCGGGCTTCGTCGCCACCGAGATGGTCGAGGCCATCCCCGAGAAGGTTCTCGCGCGCATCACCGACACCATCCCCGTGAAGCGCCTCGCCGACCCGCAGGAGATCGCCCGGGTCGTGCATTTCCTCGCCGCAGACGCCTCCTCGTACATCACCGGTCAGGTGTGGGGCGTCAACGGCGGCCTGGACATGTGA
- a CDS encoding alpha/beta fold hydrolase: MSNTRLVETPVVELEVRLDGEGPAVVLLPSLGRDSYEFDPIASDLAAAGFTALRPQPRGIGSSRGPMTGLDLHDLAGDVAAVVEHFDAAPAVVAGHAFGHYVARVLAADRPELVRGVAVLAAGARRFPASLTERVAKCSDLSLPDHERLVHLRDVFFAEGHDPAVWLDGWWPEAIVSQRAAMAATDKESWWTVALSPLLDVQAGEDVFRPAETRGELVDEFGSELVSTAVVPGCGHALVPEAPHEVARILVEWIRTRLG; the protein is encoded by the coding sequence GTGAGCAACACTCGTCTTGTCGAAACACCGGTGGTCGAACTCGAGGTACGTCTCGACGGGGAAGGGCCGGCAGTCGTCCTGCTTCCCTCCCTCGGACGCGATTCCTACGAATTCGATCCGATCGCGAGCGACCTTGCGGCAGCGGGATTCACCGCTCTGCGACCGCAACCCCGAGGAATCGGCAGCAGCCGTGGACCCATGACCGGCCTCGATCTGCACGACCTCGCGGGTGACGTCGCCGCCGTCGTCGAGCATTTCGACGCCGCACCTGCCGTGGTGGCCGGCCACGCATTCGGGCACTACGTGGCCCGGGTGCTCGCAGCCGATCGGCCCGAACTCGTCCGGGGGGTCGCCGTGCTCGCCGCCGGTGCCCGCCGGTTCCCGGCCTCGCTGACCGAGCGTGTCGCCAAGTGCTCCGACCTCTCGCTTCCCGATCATGAACGACTCGTGCACCTGCGCGACGTCTTCTTCGCCGAAGGACACGATCCGGCGGTGTGGCTCGACGGGTGGTGGCCCGAGGCGATCGTGTCGCAACGGGCAGCGATGGCTGCGACCGACAAGGAATCGTGGTGGACGGTGGCGCTGTCACCTCTGCTCGACGTACAAGCAGGAGAGGACGTCTTCCGGCCCGCGGAGACCCGCGGTGAGCTCGTGGACGAGTTCGGGAGCGAACTCGTTTCCACGGCCGTCGTGCCGGGTTGCGGGCACGCCCTCGTCCCGGAGGCTCCTCACGAGGTGGCCCGGATCCTGGTCGAGTGGATCCGTACGCGTCTCGGATGA